The Porites lutea chromosome 4, jaPorLute2.1, whole genome shotgun sequence genome contains a region encoding:
- the LOC140934445 gene encoding uncharacterized protein: protein MDGVWERQIRTARRILNTLLREHGSRLDDESLQILMCKVESIIKSRPLTVISSDVKNPYPLSPNQILTMKTSIVLPPPGKFQRNDVYMRVVALASCSVPSSRLRPGSLQIPQNFKGGWSNEDVFNNSFWKICIKIANHVEPGLNLLEPLQPVLVAIETGVLTNASGWAKWNNVKRNLKVDDVVLVRDENAPRNVWPVGVVTRGEPVSKGLVRSVVLRTYTTELHRPFNKLILMLTEEERMDATQDTEKVAEKLTQ from the exons ATGGACGGAGTCTGGGAAAGACAAATACGGACAGCACGTCGAATTCTTAATACCCTACTACGTGAACACGGAAGTCGTTTAGATGATGAATCCTTACAGATCCTTATGTGTAAAGTTGAATCTATCATCAAATCAAGACCTCTGACTGTTATCTCTAGCGATGTTAAGAACCCTTATCCTCTATCACCAAACCAGATCCTGACAATGAAGACAAGCATTGTCCTGCCACCGCCTGGCAAGTTCCAACGCAATGACGTCTACATGCGCGTTGTCGCGTTGGCGTCGTGTTCAGTACCctcaagtagattaaggcctggttcTTTACAAATTCCTCAGAATTTTAAAGGGGGGTGGTCTAAT GAGGATGTCTTTAACAatagtttttggaaaatttgcataaaaatcgcAAATCACGTAgaaccaggccttaatctacttgagCCTCTGCAACCTGTTTTGGTCGCGATAGAAACGGGAGTACTTACCAACGCTTCAGGATGGGCCAAGTGGAACAACGTAAAGCGCAACCTGAAGGTCGACGACGTCGTTCTAGTTAGAGATGAAAACGCACCTCGCAATGTTTGGCCTGTGGGCGTGGTAACCAGAGGAGAACCAGTTTCTAAAGGTCTCGTCAGAAGTGTCGTCCTTAGAACGTATACAACGGAGCTGCATAGACCGTTTAACAAGCTAATACTTATGCTGACCGAAGAGGAACGGATGGACGCTACTCAAGACACGGAAAAAGTTGCTGAAAAGCTCACACAGTAA
- the LOC140934446 gene encoding uncharacterized protein, giving the protein MIQNHQYQNDYVAFIDEIINKGYAEKVPQKILKTDPGKMWYIPHHSVYHPKKPDKIRVVFDCSAKFAGTSLNDQLLQGPDLTDSLVGVLTRFRQESVVFIADIKAMFYQVFVPEEQRDFLRFLWWPKGDVTAQLDEYRMTVHPFRAVC; this is encoded by the coding sequence atgatccAAAATCACCAATACCAGAACGACTACGTAGCCTTCATCGACGAAATAATCAATAAGGGTTACGCAGAGAAGGTCCCtcaaaaaatcttaaaaacagATCCTGGTAAGATGTGGTACATTCCCCATCATAGTGTGTATCATCCTAAAAAGCCTGACAAGATCAGAGTGGTTTTCGATTGCAGCGCCAAGTTTGCTGGAACGTCCCTTAACGATCAACTACTTCAAGGGCCCGATCTCACAGATTCGCTAGTCGGCGTCCTGACTCGTTTTAGACAAGAGTCAGTGGTCTTTATTGCTGATATCAAAGCCATGTTCTACCAAGTCTTTGTTCCCGAAGAGCAACGTGACTTCTTACGTTTCCTATGGTGGCCAAAAGGAGACGTGACGGCTCAACTTGATGAGTACCGAATGACCGTTCACCCCTTCAGAGCTGTTTGCTAA